From Pedobacter aquae:
CAAGTTATCTAGATATTGCAGAATTTATCCAAAACCATGGGGTTTATATTGAACAGAATCTCCATCAGCTTTGGCGAAGGATTGTTTTTAATATTGCCATATCTAATACAGATGATCATTTGCGTAACCACGGGTTTTTATTAACAGATAAGGGTTGGATACTTTCTCCGGCTTATGATATAAATCCGTCTATTGATAAGGATGGCTTGGCGCTTAATATTGATATGGATGATAACGCCTTGAGTATGGATTTAGCTAAAAATGTAGGTGATTTTTTTAGACTAGATAATAAGAAAATGGACGTGATCATAGATGAGGTATTAGCAAGTGTTAGTAATTGGAGGAAAATAGCATCAAATATTGGAATATCAAGGTCAGAACAAGAATTAATGCAAGCAGCATTTCTTTTTAATCATTAAATCATAATAACCCTATTAAAAGCGGGTAAAGTGCAGTATGCAGTAGATATTTTTATGATTATCAAGAAGGTATAGATTTAATAGAAATTGATGTGTTAAAGTAATGAAAGCACAAGTCAGAGAACAATCAATCAAATCTAAAACCAAGCCCCCCTTTTTTATCCCCCACCTTTAAGTGTATATTCGTGTTATGCTTTGGACACAACGTTTTTTTGCTTTGTTAGATGTTATTTGTTTAATCTTATTGGCACAGCAAGCTTATACACAATACCAATCTTTGCTATCAAACGAGGTTTTAACCAGTTTAGAATTCTTCTCTAGAACGCTATTTTTATTGGGTTGGTTTTCCTTAATTTTTTCGGCAATTTTATTGGCTATTCCTAAAAAAGCAGGACTTTGGTTGTATTATGCACAGCTCCCGCTAAGGCTTATCTTTTTTATTTTCTCTTTCGGATTTATTTCTTTACTCACCTATATTGTCAACTGGCAAATCATCACCAATATCTTGATGCCTTTAATTGTTTTTGGCGAGTTATTGAGGCTTTATTATTCTGTACAGATACACAAGGTTTATCATAAATAAAAAAATCTGTTCCCAACCACAGGAACAGATTAACCAAATAAATCAAAAAATTATCTAATAAAAGATGCAGTATGAGTGTATAAATAAAAACCAAATTTTGGACAGCCAAAACAAGCCCTAAGTTTA
This genomic window contains:
- a CDS encoding type II toxin-antitoxin system HipA family toxin, whose protein sequence is MHFASAMTMTGNNEDTIRDKPASYLDIAEFIQNHGVYIEQNLHQLWRRIVFNIAISNTDDHLRNHGFLLTDKGWILSPAYDINPSIDKDGLALNIDMDDNALSMDLAKNVGDFFRLDNKKMDVIIDEVLASVSNWRKIASNIGISRSEQELMQAAFLFNH